In Cellvibrio polysaccharolyticus, a genomic segment contains:
- a CDS encoding DUF3012 domain-containing protein: protein MRGILNFFQQNPVLSIILAISLLLLNIGIWLLRNPAPLPVDLPASDVSQRAMEIPALPDVGAEGQNVDSLQSTVIAFTATSMAEASKLSPRELDKAIAEAEKGSEVWCDLMLVKADNAWTEEETTLFAKACI from the coding sequence ATGCGTGGCATATTGAATTTTTTTCAACAAAACCCGGTGCTCAGCATCATCCTTGCTATCAGTTTATTGCTGTTGAATATTGGTATCTGGCTTTTGCGTAACCCGGCGCCACTGCCAGTGGATTTGCCTGCGTCAGATGTCTCGCAGCGAGCAATGGAAATACCGGCGTTGCCCGACGTTGGTGCGGAAGGTCAGAATGTTGATTCCTTGCAATCAACGGTAATCGCCTTTACTGCAACTTCCATGGCTGAAGCCAGCAAGTTGTCACCCCGTGAACTCGACAAGGCGATTGCCGAGGCTGAAAAAGGTAGCGAAGTCTGGTGCGATTTAATGTTGGTGAAGGCCGACAACGCCTGGACTGAAGAAGAAACGACATTATTTGCCAAAGCGTGCATTTGA
- a CDS encoding DUF4194 domain-containing protein: protein MSSLSDTLSQQLASRDLSLQDWKLLVQRLLDYGVLCRDDSQVEAEFYDQFVRIEPLVDDYLSLIGVRFQHDKHFHYVRLIPPGARLAGVDDENDEPYNGGFRQRLSQHEVAMVLVLRAEYDKALREGAIDEQGCTAISLEAITLSMKNLLKRALPEQMVERRQVFKKLRQLRLIHFVNEADLDQGESWIKIRPLIVNLVSNEWLEAIRQDAKLGNHLLTQSQADGEPTDTPVNVEDALQTGQQAFEETDAPVPAQAETPVEPEIVARVEVEKKVATKKTATKKAPVIEPLPTQSPVKLAPAKTTSKKPVAAKAVASVSPAVKKATAKKVAPPVVTKNVSEKPAKTTAKAGKPVATKQTAVSSKPTTKKAVGKKSTAKSISIDAES, encoded by the coding sequence ATGAGTAGTTTATCGGACACCCTGTCGCAACAGTTGGCCAGTCGTGATCTTAGCTTGCAGGATTGGAAGTTGTTGGTACAACGCCTTTTGGATTACGGCGTATTGTGTCGTGATGACAGCCAGGTTGAAGCAGAATTTTATGATCAGTTTGTTCGCATTGAACCGCTGGTAGATGATTATCTTTCATTGATTGGCGTGCGCTTTCAGCACGACAAGCATTTTCATTATGTGCGGCTCATTCCGCCTGGCGCGCGCCTTGCCGGTGTTGACGATGAAAATGACGAGCCCTATAACGGCGGTTTTCGCCAGCGTCTCTCCCAGCACGAAGTGGCCATGGTACTGGTGCTTCGCGCCGAGTATGACAAGGCCTTGCGGGAAGGCGCTATTGATGAGCAGGGTTGCACGGCTATCTCGCTCGAAGCGATTACTTTATCCATGAAAAATTTGCTCAAGCGCGCCTTGCCGGAACAAATGGTAGAGCGGCGGCAGGTTTTCAAAAAGTTACGCCAACTGCGGCTGATCCACTTTGTTAATGAGGCAGACCTGGATCAGGGTGAAAGCTGGATAAAAATCCGCCCGCTAATTGTTAATCTGGTGAGTAATGAGTGGCTTGAAGCCATTCGTCAGGATGCCAAATTGGGCAATCACCTACTTACCCAATCACAGGCCGATGGTGAGCCGACAGATACGCCAGTGAATGTTGAAGATGCTTTACAAACCGGGCAGCAGGCTTTTGAAGAAACGGATGCTCCTGTTCCAGCGCAAGCAGAAACTCCTGTTGAGCCTGAAATTGTTGCCCGGGTTGAGGTTGAAAAAAAGGTTGCTACGAAAAAAACAGCCACAAAAAAAGCACCGGTAATCGAGCCCCTGCCAACCCAATCACCGGTCAAACTTGCACCGGCCAAAACAACGAGCAAAAAGCCTGTTGCCGCAAAAGCGGTAGCGAGCGTTTCACCAGCCGTAAAAAAAGCCACAGCTAAAAAGGTCGCGCCTCCTGTTGTTACTAAAAACGTCAGCGAAAAACCGGCTAAAACGACTGCCAAAGCGGGCAAGCCGGTTGCAACAAAACAAACCGCTGTATCGAGCAAGCCCACCACTAAAAAAGCGGTTGGTAAGAAAAGCACTGCCAAATCAATTTCTATTGATGCCGAATCCTGA
- a CDS encoding Wadjet anti-phage system protein JetA family protein, producing MFFVDQRTHFFSPLTGKYREIVAECLRLLYRHLYTDIRDYGHAMNRDQLIDIFKEAIARTPMLDEQESGSEGEGRFKSHRELASFIINRLLECGWLEKQVDEATLQSTYGFSRSGRVFTQPFTDDDNKRFRTRNRNTRNTRNSLQAFLEQGEVHDLLDAYEYSERIISDFTDVISELEERKRQLVREVESRQLVQHATDEFFDFMEKVFKPDLEVRLSADSVEKYRDQIGKLISDIRRKRKYGQGDAEMAERDWRAVMEIRLRQSLPHRVVQGVSLLDTLLGTIESRLKNACDVMLPALRRALNTFTQRADIIIRQLSYIHTQGENSLIELCRDLAAIETPDQDALLAEYGNALAGIQLGYPDPAQIQLRNAWQKTRIRSGLAQEQPLDKEAQRVLMIQQALDRAFIVQGSAIHQYLHTALRDTGRINSRDLTAANSDELLALAHAVEAGSVNNLSSEFRFEIEQQAEWLHESPRVQLDDYFIARDEFVIKLVDVHHE from the coding sequence ATGTTTTTTGTTGATCAGCGCACGCACTTTTTTTCGCCATTAACCGGTAAATACCGCGAAATTGTTGCGGAATGTTTGCGCCTGTTATATCGCCATCTCTACACCGACATTCGCGATTATGGTCATGCCATGAACCGCGATCAGTTGATTGATATTTTCAAGGAAGCCATTGCCCGAACGCCGATGCTCGATGAGCAGGAAAGTGGCAGTGAAGGGGAGGGGCGTTTCAAGAGTCACCGCGAGCTGGCCAGTTTCATTATTAACCGTTTGCTGGAATGCGGTTGGCTGGAAAAACAGGTCGATGAAGCCACGCTGCAAAGCACCTATGGTTTCAGCCGCAGTGGGCGCGTTTTTACCCAGCCGTTTACCGACGATGACAACAAGCGTTTTCGTACCCGCAATCGCAACACCCGTAATACCCGCAACAGCCTGCAAGCTTTTCTTGAACAGGGCGAAGTGCACGACCTGCTGGATGCTTACGAATATTCCGAACGTATTATCAGTGACTTCACCGATGTAATTTCCGAACTGGAAGAGCGCAAACGCCAACTGGTGCGCGAAGTAGAGTCGCGCCAACTGGTGCAACACGCTACCGATGAATTTTTCGATTTTATGGAAAAGGTTTTCAAACCGGATCTCGAAGTGCGCTTGTCCGCCGACAGTGTTGAAAAATACCGCGACCAGATTGGCAAGTTGATCAGCGACATTCGCCGCAAGCGCAAATACGGCCAGGGCGATGCTGAGATGGCAGAGCGCGACTGGCGTGCGGTGATGGAAATTCGCTTGCGCCAGTCCTTGCCGCACAGAGTGGTGCAGGGTGTCTCCTTGCTCGACACATTGCTCGGCACCATTGAATCGCGTTTGAAAAATGCCTGTGACGTGATGTTGCCAGCGCTGCGCCGGGCGTTGAATACCTTTACCCAGCGAGCGGACATTATCATTCGCCAGTTGAGTTACATTCACACTCAGGGTGAAAACAGTCTTATTGAGTTATGCCGTGATCTGGCAGCGATAGAAACGCCTGATCAGGATGCGTTGCTTGCAGAATACGGTAACGCACTGGCAGGCATTCAATTGGGCTACCCGGACCCTGCGCAAATTCAGTTGCGCAATGCCTGGCAGAAAACCCGCATACGCAGCGGTCTGGCGCAGGAGCAGCCGCTGGATAAAGAAGCACAGCGGGTGTTGATGATTCAGCAAGCACTGGACCGCGCTTTTATTGTGCAGGGCAGTGCTATACATCAATATCTCCATACCGCCTTGCGCGATACTGGCCGCATTAACAGCCGCGATCTTACCGCCGCCAACTCCGATGAACTACTGGCATTGGCGCATGCGGTAGAGGCGGGTTCAGTGAACAATCTCTCCTCCGAATTCCGTTTCGAAATTGAACAACAAGCCGAATGGCTGCATGAATCGCCGCGCGTGCAACTGGACGATTACTTTATTGCCCGCGATGAATTTGTTATCAAACTGGTTGATGTACATCATGAGTAG
- the hemB gene encoding porphobilinogen synthase: protein MTMQSPSAYPTFRFRRLRQTSVLRKLVKETRLSMDDFILPIFVEEGIEQPVAIPSMTGVVRYPETQLAEVVQRVWRAGVKAIILFGVSTHKDEDGSDTWSENGLLARMIRIAKAAVPEMLVISDNCFCEYTTHGHCGVIHSCGNTVDVDNDLTLINLQKQVVASAKAGVDMIAPSGMQDGMIAAIREALDAAGYRHIPVMSYSTKFASAFYGPFRDAVDSTFKGTRDTYQMDPANGREALAESLLDEAEGADILMVKPGIAYLDVLANIRAHSSRPLAVYQVSGEYAMIKAGAAAGVIDEKAIVLESLQAFKRAGADLIITYYAEQMAEWLTA, encoded by the coding sequence ATGACTATGCAATCTCCGTCAGCTTATCCAACTTTTCGTTTTCGCCGTTTGCGGCAAACCAGCGTGCTGCGCAAGCTGGTTAAGGAAACCCGTTTGAGCATGGACGATTTTATTCTTCCGATTTTCGTCGAGGAAGGTATTGAACAACCGGTTGCCATCCCGAGCATGACCGGTGTGGTTCGCTATCCTGAAACACAGTTGGCAGAGGTGGTGCAGCGTGTTTGGCGCGCAGGCGTTAAAGCTATTATTTTATTTGGCGTATCCACCCATAAAGATGAAGATGGCTCGGATACCTGGAGTGAGAATGGTTTGCTGGCCCGGATGATCCGCATCGCCAAAGCCGCTGTACCGGAAATGCTGGTGATCAGTGACAATTGCTTTTGTGAATACACCACCCATGGTCACTGCGGCGTTATTCATTCCTGCGGTAACACGGTAGATGTTGATAACGATCTGACACTTATTAATTTGCAAAAGCAGGTGGTCGCTTCTGCCAAAGCCGGTGTTGATATGATCGCGCCCTCCGGTATGCAAGACGGTATGATCGCGGCGATCCGCGAGGCGCTGGATGCCGCCGGTTATCGCCACATTCCGGTGATGTCTTATTCCACCAAATTTGCCTCTGCTTTTTACGGTCCGTTTCGCGACGCGGTAGACAGCACCTTTAAAGGCACCCGCGATACCTACCAGATGGACCCGGCCAATGGCCGCGAAGCGCTTGCTGAATCCTTACTGGATGAAGCCGAAGGCGCTGATATTTTGATGGTGAAACCTGGCATTGCCTACCTTGATGTGCTGGCCAATATTCGCGCCCATTCATCACGTCCCCTGGCGGTTTATCAGGTGAGCGGTGAATACGCCATGATTAAAGCCGGTGCCGCCGCCGGTGTCATTGATGAAAAAGCAATCGTTCTGGAATCCTTGCAAGCGTTCAAGCGTGCCGGGGCAGATTTGATTATTACTTACTATGCAGAACAAATGGCCGAGTGGCTAACTGCTTAA